From the genome of Primulina huaijiensis isolate GDHJ02 chromosome 11, ASM1229523v2, whole genome shotgun sequence:
TGAAACTGGAAGCGGTTCCGACTTAAAAAACTCAAGATCCACTTTCCTCGGAGAAATGGGAAGAATTTCTGATTCTTTTAAGCAATTTGCTTCTTTAAGTACTATGCAGCTAGGCTTCTCCAGAGTATGCGCACTTAAGGTCACTTCTCCAGACTGGGGATCAGTAGATTCTGGGCGACCAAAAACTACATCATATGGGAGAGGTGCGGGAGGGGATCGATAAGTGTCGGGAGTTGACATATTTAGGTTCAAGTCGATTAACAATGCCGAAGCTCGTACGGTAGCTATACCATCATGAGATGTCAGGGAATCATGCTCTTCTGAACCTTGTGGATACTGTGGAATGGAGTTCACATATTAGAATTGATCATAAAAAACTGGCAATGTCCTTAACATGACAATTGCAAACCAAATGTAATGAGATTGCTTCCTAAGATCTCCAATACCATATTCCTATGGAGTTCAAATAACTAAAAgaaatattgattttaacaaGCTTTTTTTAGCTCACATACTCTAAAAAGGGGAAACTATATATTACTACAAACCAAATGTCCATGAAGATTAGAAATACTAACAGAGAAAGACACGTACAAGGATATTAAAATATCACCTGAGGGTCATtagcaaaaaaatttcaaaataagcTTGGTAAGATCGATAAATAAGATCACTCACATAATAATACACTGGCGTTCGGTGAAACTGAGGCTTCCTAGAAGAACAACAGCAACCTCCCATTGCACCAAGTTTCTTAGTTATTAACTCAGACTTCGTAATGCTTCTCAACCTCTTTTTGTTCCCAAAAGCTATAAAATCGGAAGAATAACGATGATTACATTACAAGAATCTGTTATTGCAGAGCAAAACAAGAAATAAATACGAAGCTGCTATGAAGTTGCCATGaaataaaccaaataaaatgcAACAAGGAAATAGGAAGGATCAAAATGATTTCAAATCACACCATAAAACCCGAACCATCCAACAATAAGGGAATTATGTTTGTGATCACAAGTGTTCCCAAAATGACCGGAACGCAATAGTAATCGTGTTAAGAGGGAACTTTATGGAACATGCTACAAATTTCCATTTTCCTATAGACTCACATATTTTCATAGatacaaaaaaaatgatttcgAACACCCCCATCCCTCCCTCTCCCGAATTTTTCGAGATTCCTTTTTCCCGAGTTCAACAAACTATTGGCTCTGTCACCTACGTACCAAAATTCTCAAACCTCACAAGACCAACAGAATTCCATGGGAATGGGGACACACAGAGTGGTGGCCTTGCCGACTACTAAAAATTTCAAAGGGAATGGGGACACACGGAGTGGCCTTGCCGACTactaaaaatttcaaatgaaaGTGTAAGTTTTAAAGCAATGCAATACATTATGACGGCGCCTCAATTACAGAGCCTTGATGGTTCAATATACACCAAATTCAATTTTTTCCTCGattccaaatttcaaatcaagtACAGCGTCTCATCTTACTCAAAAGCGGAAAAACAAAATCTTTACTCACATCAGTGCTAAAATGCGCAAGCGAGTCAACACACAGAAGAAACAACGACAGATAATTAATCTTATCCAAAAACACTCAATAATTCAGTACAGTAACACGTAAAACCAAATACGAAAAAAAGctaaaacgaaaaaaaaaaacaactttaacagaaaaagaaaatatcaaTTCCACATAAATTAAGCAGCCCATCAAAACAAAACCGAAAATAAACACACATTTCACAAATCGTAGAAAAACACCCACAAGCAAGGAGCTTTACCATTGAATTCTGGTAAAAAAAAGTTAACAATTAAGAGGGTACTGCTGTGTGCTGCTAGCTCGAGGAAAAAGGAAAGGGTATTTATCCCATCAAACCAGCCTACTCGGCCTTTTAAAATCTTGCCAAGATTGAGGAAATATTTGCCAGTAACAGTAAGCAGAGGGCTTACGTGGGAATGGACAGAAGTTTCAGGAAGTAAAAAATGGTGAATAGATTTGGCACGTAAAGCATTTTTGCGTGGTGGTTAACATTTCCGTTTTATAATatacaaatataataatatttttttattcagacAGCAAAATAATAGAataatcagaaaaattattaacaAGGAACCGACGTGTCAAGGATCATGGTAAAAATTCGATGTGGCCCCTCAATTTGGATTTAACGTGAATCATTGCCAAAATGTTtctcttttttgaaaaaataaatattatatcttCTAGTCTTattcttataataataataataataataaaataaaaaaaatcttattcgAAAGCATGATGCCGAGGGTAAAAGCATGAAATTTAGAGTGGATTGGGTTTGTACATTTCTCGATTCGGTTCGCTACTCTAGATTAAAGTGTGCTATCCCAGTATGTACCTCACAAATCTCATCAGATCATTTATGGAAACCGCCTAGCACTAACTTATTTCGGCTAGATGTTGATGCGGGGTTCGATACCAGGCGTAATAGATTTAGTGTTGGAGCAATAATCAGAGATTCACAGGGAGTAACTCGAGGTGCCCATGCTCTTATCATCTGTAATCCCGGTAGTGTCCTTGCAGCTGAAATTCTGGCTATTCGTTGTGGTATGGATCTTTGTCTACAGGTGGGCGTTGCTTCTGTTTGTATTTATTCTGATTCTAAGGAGGCGGTTCGTGTAGTTCTCAACCCAGATATGGACGCTGGTTCTGTTGGTGTATTGGCTCTTGAAGTTCATTCTATGTTCCTACTGAATAATTTTGTGTCAATCAAGCATATGCATCGTTCGACCAACACCGTGGCACACTTTCTTGCTCATAGAGCATTCAATAGCTCTTCTAATTTACTTTGGCTAGATGGAAATATTCCATCTTGGCTTTCTTGTATTGTAACTCGGGATTTTCCGACTTGATGTTATGAatgtttaaactttaaaaaaaaaaaaataataataataataataatataaaaatatgtaagATAATTAATAGGCGTACTCCTTGTTCTCACTTTCTAAGTATTGCAACAGTTCTATGGTAGctcattaaatttaaataaagttagattcatcaaattattattaacaTAAATTTAGAGATATTTGAACAACTTTTTTAGAATTGAATCAGGTCAAAGACTCGATATTAACATAATAGTCAACACTCgtcgttatgtgttggactatCATGTGAGCTActtgataatgttttatattaACATAACAGTGAACACTCgtcgttatgtgttggactacCATATGAGCTACTtgataatgtttttaaaattcatgttcCAATGATTCATTCTTGTACTTGAGAAGGTGTGTTAAATATCCTATATCAGCTTaattaagtttttgaaaattattcgGAGACAAGTATGGAAGGgttttaaacattaaaatttaaatcatgttaTAAATAAAAAGAGCTTACAACTGTATAGGGAAGATAAGGGTCCATAGCTCAGTGGTAGAGCAATTGACTGCAGATCAATAGGTCACCGGTTCGAACCCGGTTGGGCCCtctgcatgttttgttgattttgtgattttcaaatatcatcttttacaatttttattttggttgagattacaatttacaaataaagtttaaaaatttgaaCTCTTCGAACACTTGCCCCGTGAGTCGCTACTTTCACTTTTCTACGTTGTTCTTCTGTAGAAGTAATATGGATTTCATATGGGATATTcgacttttttaaaattaatttctctttgtatatgataaaaatattatttttcattttaaatatagatATGTTTATTTGTTTCACAGGTGATTCGTATGATAAGTTATTATATAATGtgacataaatatatattattttaaaaataaatgtacTTATTTATCTTATATTACGCTACTGAATATATATTTATCCTCTAGTAGATATATAGGTTGTTTATCGGCAGCCGGCGGCCGATTAAAGGTTGcaaatcatatatatacatacactcaGATCTCTTTTTGTTTGCATTCtgaatcaaaacaaaattttctttcttGTGATAAATTGATTCCGACAGCTTAAATTACTTACAATTTCAAAAGGATTTCCTTGTTTGCACCGATCAACTTAGCGCTGAGACCAAAAAGATTCAATGTTGGACCCAAAAACAATGATAAATCTGCCGTTAATTTCCATTTTAAGAAACATATTCAAATGAATTTTACtgtattatttaaatttgaacaGTACTATAAATCCCCATGTAGCGAATGCAATTTTTCCAACTCAAGAATCGAACTCAAAAAATGATGAAGCGGGCTCTCTCGGTTTTCCTTTTCTGCACTCTCGTAATGACTTCAATCTTAATTGTTGAAGGGGGATCATGCAAGCCTAGTGGCAAGATCAAGGGCAAGAAGCCCCCGAAACATGGATGCAACACGGGGAACGATTCCGAATGCTGTGAAGAAGGCAAACATTATGATGTCTACAAATGCTCGCCACCCGTTTCTGCCCGCACCAAAGCTGTTTTAACTATCAACGGCTTTGGCCCCGAGGCAGATGGTGGAGGGCCGTCTGAGTGCGACAAAAGGTACCACTCGGATGACATACCGATAGTCGCCCTTTCCACGGGATGGTTCAATAAGATGAAGAGGTGTTTCCAGAACATCACTATTCACGGTAATGGGAGAAGTGTGAAGGCTATGGTGATTGACGAGTGTGATTCTATGAGGGGTTGTGATCAGGATCACGATTATCAACCTCCCTGTGCGAATAACATTGTTGACGCTTCCAGGGCCGTGTGGAAAGCTTTGGGGGTGCCTGAAAAGGATCGGGGTGAGATGGAAATTCACTGGTCCGACTCTTGAGAATAAGAGTTCTTTTTTTTNGATCCTACTAGCTAGCTGCTTTGTGTCTTGAAAATAATGGTTTGGATGTTTATAGTTTGATTCTCTATGTGGAATCTGTGACTCACCACTTATGTGTAATGCCGTGATGATGTTATCGTATAAAATGTCACTTTATCATCTTCGAAAAAAACAACATTGaaccaaaatcacaaaaaaattaagatacataactaaaattacaatattCTATCTTTGTCATCAAAACAAGATACCATGATTATTTACAGAAAAAAACTATCTTTTTGTCatttatgtttatatttgaTAATCTATCTTATCAATTTTCAATCTTAATCCTTAATCTTTTTGTTCAAACTAAATTAGTATTTATTCCAAGGTGGCCTTGATCATGTGGCTCcaatgctagaatgatacgaCGACATTTACATATGTAATGACACATGCATACTCTGAAAGAAATTGTCACCCCAATTTGCTGCTTCCGGGAGCGAGGATCAGGACAGGACGAGGATAGAATTTGAGGACAAAGGTAAGGATTACAAACCCACCCGCCGCCATCCCTATACCAAATGGATCAAATTTGTTATGATCCGGATGATACTTctgaagaaaaaataaataaatgaatgaatgaatagtttataatatatgagaagctattatttttaattaggtaAAACCATGATCATATGCTTTGGCACGTTTTGAAATTTTAACTAAAATcccaatttttaattaatatgttatGAAATATGATATTTCTTAAGTCTACTTTGTTTAAATCCACCAACAATGGCACAAGCATATTTAAATGTCGATgcacttataaaaaaaataatcatatcatgaattttcattttttttcatgtttattttaaaattataattaatggaTATTTTGTAGAGTAAACACTTTATTGCATGTGATTAATAATCAGCCTCAAAAGGAAATTAAATGTTTCCTTTAATTTTTCCTAAAAGCACCCTGAAAAATCTCTCAACCCTTTGAAATTTTCATCCACTCCTCCATTTCTATACCAAAAATCAAGGATCCTTctttttattgttattgttttctcttctttttatttcttcttttcCATTTCCATTGTCCATTTCATCGTTTCTGATCAAGCTTAGTTTCTTCACAAAATGGTATGTCGATTTTTACTActaaatatatgtgtgtgtgtgtgtgtgtgtatttgcaAGCGACCTTACAATTATTTAGATCCTATAGTTTTCTGTGTTTTACATACATATATTCTTCTCCCTGATCTGACATTTGTGATGCGTATAATTTGCACAGCAGGATTCTATAAATGTCGAGAAAATATGCGTAAAATTTAACTCGGAACACGATTTTTTTTCCGGATGTTACATATGGGATTCATTCatacaactttaattatttgCCCCCTAATTTTAAGCCAATCCATGTAATTTTCTGTGCAGGCAAATGCAGCATCTGGAATTGCTGTGAATGACGAGTGCAAGCTCAGATTCTTGGAGCTAAAAGCCAAAAGAAACCACAGATACATAGTGTTCAAAATTGACGACACTGTCCAGCAAGTCACCATAGAAAAGATCGGTAGCCATGATGAAACACACCAAGATTTCAGCGAAAGCTTGCCGGCTGATGAGTGCCGATATGCTGTCTTCGACTACGACTTCACCACCGATGAAAATTGCCATAAAAGCAAGATCTTTTTCGTTGCATGGTCAGTACCCATACGTATATATAGTACATGCATGTAAGATTTTCTGATTTAAGATATTTATCAAGATGGTTTCGAATGTGTGTTTTTTCTcctattatataaattaaattgctCCAAAATTTCCCACAATTCAACTCCAATATCAAGCATATGAACCACAAATTAGATCAGCACTTTCTAGACCATATGGACACGTGATATAGATGATCaatgttaaataaatttaatctatAATGTTGTTGGTTGAGTTTAAATTTGTGGTCACGATAtatgttggtcccacgtgcggaatttgagataataaaacccgaaaataaagaataaactggacaccgagatttacgtgaaaaacccctaaaaattattagggtaaaaaccacgggcaagatgaaaagaattccactataatatttcgtggtgtacaactcactcactgtgtttccaaagagaacacacactctcttaataaaggagaacaaacacctcacaaatattatagaatgttataagatgagagaaaactcgaagaagggatgatttcagaatgaagggggagctctatttatagagcctcttgaCCGTGTGAAGACGCGTTTTATCTTTCCACGAAATAGCCAACCcatgttttaattatttcaaaacatATTGTTCCCACCTCATTTAAAATTCTTGTCggcatttctcccacttggagattagATTGATAATCAAACATATCttcacacatcctttcaatcttgtcattccctgctgcttacgttttcgctagaccacttgaggatctacaccactcaaacttatcagtgttcactgacttggtcagaaaatcagctatgttatcctttgtatggatctcCAGCATATCCATGCTTCCTtcctctactacttcccgcacaaagtgaaattggactccaatgtgtttagtcctggaatgaaaagctggattccttgcaatgtgcaagacactctgactgtcacaaaacaaaggaacattcttttgtttgtgtctgatctcctccaataaccttttaatcaatATTGCTtccttgcaaccttgagtagctgccatgtattctgcctctgttgtagataacgccacaactgtctgcagttttgaaacccagcttactggtgctcctgcaagtgtaaacacataaccattagtagattttctcttatcagg
Proteins encoded in this window:
- the LOC140987221 gene encoding probable E3 ubiquitin-protein ligase RHB1A isoform X2, with amino-acid sequence MGGCCCSSRKPQFHRTPVYYYYPQGSEEHDSLTSHDVFGRPESTDPQSGEVTLSAHTLEKPSCIVLKEANCLKESEILPISPRKVDLEFFKSEPLPVSTDEDDPCPTCLEEYDKENPKILTKCCHHFHLSCILEWKERSNTCPICDQEMIYERL
- the LOC140987221 gene encoding probable E3 ubiquitin-protein ligase RHB1A isoform X1, coding for MGGCCCSSRKPQFHRTPVYYYYPQGSEEHDSLTSHDGIATVRASALLIDLNLNMSTPDTYRSPPAPLPYDVVFGRPESTDPQSGEVTLSAHTLEKPSCIVLKEANCLKESEILPISPRKVDLEFFKSEPLPVSTDEDDPCPTCLEEYDKENPKILTKCCHHFHLSCILEWKERSNTCPICDQEMIYERL
- the LOC140988461 gene encoding uncharacterized protein, which produces MKFRVDWVCTFLDSVRYSRLKCAIPVCTSQISSDHLWKPPSTNLFRLDVDAGFDTRRNRFSVGAIIRDSQGVTRGAHALIICNPGSVLAAEILAIRCGMDLCLQVGVASVCIYSDSKEAVRVVLNPDMDAGSVGVLALEVHSMFLLNNFVSIKHMHRSTNTVAHFLAHRAFNSSSNLLWLDGNIPSWLSCIVTRDFPT
- the LOC140987184 gene encoding kiwellin-1-like: MKRALSVFLFCTLVMTSILIVEGGSCKPSGKIKGKKPPKHGCNTGNDSECCEEGKHYDVYKCSPPVSARTKAVLTINGFGPEADGGGPSECDKRYHSDDIPIVALSTGWFNKMKRCFQNITIHGNGRSVKAMVIDECDSMRGCDQDHDYQPPCANNIVDASRAVWKALGVPEKDRGEMEIHWSDS
- the LOC140988609 gene encoding actin-depolymerizing factor 7-like is translated as MANAASGIAVNDECKLRFLELKAKRNHRYIVFKIDDTVQQVTIEKIGSHDETHQDFSESLPADECRYAVFDYDFTTDENCHKSKIFFVAWSPDTARVRTKMLYASSKDRFKRELDGIQVELQATDPSEMSLDIFKERAY